The Nomia melanderi isolate GNS246 chromosome 3, iyNomMela1, whole genome shotgun sequence genomic interval TCCGATTCGCgagaaaaaaacagaagaacaagatgaatatttaaacctgtaaaatgcaaaatattatatagaatattcaatGGAGAATCTGAGAATTCTTTAgtgaagaatttgaaaaatcgaaaagCGGAAGTACTTTAGAATTCATTACTTTACAgcgcaataaagaaaaataaatgttctgcgaaaatctgttattttattttaatgataccACTATCAGTGCTTGTAAACGGTGACGATTCGCCGGAACTGGTTCTCTTGAAAACGAAACCGTGGACAAAAAGAATTCATATCGAAGTTTCGCTAATTTTTCCTTGTAAACTACGAATCGAAGACGATTCCAAAATGAAAGGATTAAAAACACACTAGCATCTTCTACGAATCATACAAATTTACTACGTAACTCGTCGAACGTACAATAATTGttcgaaaattgttttcttagaTAGTGTCACATCATCGAGAcatgtaaaaattgcaataaattcTAGATGATTTTCTCGAATTGGACAATTATACTGTAATCATTATAGGTGTTTGGTAAGATCTCTGCATAGTTTATAGAATTTCTGCAACATCACTATCTTCTCGATCAATTTCTGTAGTACGACAAGATCTTGGTGACAATGTAGTTATTCTTTTATTGATGGAAAGCTCTATTGTTCAAATGAAAACTACTGCATTACATTGTCGACGCCTGTGATATTCACAGAATCGTTACCCAGCGAATTTTTGCAATGAATTAACGGATAATCGAAAATTACGGTTTCGTTGCGATTTGAGGAATCACCGAGACAATCGTACCCCGCGcaattaatttatacttgatattattattaatccatTGTCTGGCGAAAAATTGAAACCAAATATCTGACGcatcgaagaaattgaaaattttgcataaagatctgctaaccaattaaatcggataatcagGACACAacagttatatttgtttaaatatacccttaaaaattgcatttaagGAAAGATCAATCACCCAATTAAATCAACTAATCAAAGTTCCACTATAgctcaattttttcaattccattttcgaaaattttaaattcctcAAAGATCCGCTGCCCAATTGAATCAAATAATGAACGTTCTACTACagtttgatttttctaattacattctcagaaattttaatttcttaaagatCCGCCatccaattaaatcgaataatcaaGATTCCACTGCAGTCCCTATTCCTTTAACCCCATTTATATATATCcgaatttccataaagatctGCCGATCagttaaatcggataatcgacgCGGTTGATAACGCGCGGTTCTATTTCTTCGATTCGATTGTTTAGACCTCTGAATTCGCATAAAAGTCGACAGTCTGAAGATGAATATCTAGAGTAAGTATGTACTTGCTCCTGTTTTTCTTTTCAACAGTACTAATGCCGCTTATTAAAACGATGATTACCCAGTGTCACACATACTGCCAGCATCGGTAGAGCGCGAGCTTGAATAAACGATAGACGGCGCGCCATCTGATAAACCTGTACAATATTTCCGGAAAGTGTAATTACGTAAAATGATTATCATGACCGATTAAGCCTGCGTCTGGCCGTGTATTTTTCCAGGTATAAATACCGGGGTTCAAATCGTTGCGCGGTCAGTCGAAGGTGACGCATTCAACAAGGTGTACATCGTTCATCTTCTATTCTATATAGTGCAGCATCCTTTGTACCTATAAACTTTATAAAGGCATCGACATGAAAACTGCCGCCATCTTCCTGTGCGCCTTGTGCTTCGTGTCTTGCACGGtacagaaatatttctagtgtcTGTTCGTTGGGGGGATGACACAGTTAGATGTGAGGTGAACGAGAAATCTCTCGATCTTTTACGATTAAAAGTTTTCATAAAGGAGATTAGAATTAACTGAAATTATACTTACTGACGTTTATACGTTATTTCTGTATTACAATCAATTTTTTATCATGTTATACGTGCTCCTAAAAGTGAGACACACTAGAATTCTATTCAATATCTTTTTTCGTTCGGTTAAAATAGGGGAAACAGAAAGGAATCagaattattaccattatttttgttaattctgtCCGTTGAGGTGAAGAgttgaaatttaatggaaaatatattttgccGCTGAATCATCGTGTGATCTGTCTGGACCCATTTGCTCGTAACCTGTTTTCGAGATTGATGTATTTCTGATAGACTAATTAGTAGGTTTTACCGCTAGAGCTTATGATTATCAagtcgacaattttctattaatcgtTCTATCGATGATGGAAAATTCTTCGACAAGGAAGTAACCGATTAATCTTATTTTCATTCAGTTGGTTCGCGCCGATGAGTCTGAAATGTTGAATTCATGCTTCAAGAAGGAAGGTGTTACCTTCGGTGAGTGCAATGAAGTGATTTAATGACTAGATGATTAGTAGGAAGCAGTGTAAGCAATTTTTTATGCTAATTATGTTTATACTGGTAATTTAATCCATTTGCGCCCATAAGGGGAATATTCCGCATATAACCATCGCCACTTATCACCGGGCGCGGAATATTCCGTTTTCATcgtgtttttaagaaattttactaCTGTTAATCACTGTGCAAATCTTTATGACCGTCGTTAACGGTAAGCACTTCTAatgtaaattcaaatgtaaattcTAAGTACAATCGAAAATAAAAAGCTATTGACACGCGGTAAAACAGGCTGACTGTCAATCAAACGTCTCGAATGTATGAAGTTGTTAGTGTATTTCAAGCCGTGATACAAATGAGTCAAAAATGTTGAGTGTAACTTAACTGACTACTGTTAACCATTACTGATCATTAAGTAACCACTAAGTAACAACTAAGTGATCAATACTGACCACTGCTAATGAGTGATTAAAGCAAATTTTACAATAGAAGTTTTAATCCACAATACAACCTTCATGGACCATTATTTACACTTTCCAATTAGCTGACATTAGTGAATTGTTGGGTGGCCAATCCGAGGAGGCAATCAAGAAGCGCGGTTGCATTGAAGCTTGCTACTTGCAGAAACTTGGCCTGGTTCGTATAAATTCATCCATTACGCTGCCAATCATTCGAAACCCTTTTTTGCATTTTCTCTTTAGTCTCTTAGCATTCTTAATCTTTCCCATCTTTGGCcacatcgaaatgaaaattgaatttcgaaaaGCGTGAAACTCAGATTTTTAATTTCAGATGACCGAAAACGTTATCAATATCGACAAAATGGACGCTATGGTAGACAAATTGCTGGACAACTACGAACACAAGGAGGAAGTGCGTAAAGGTCTGCACGAATGTGGCGACAAGGGTTTGTAAAATTGCTATTgtacaattcaatcaaaatatCGTTATAACTATACATAGcggaattttttataaatcttttGTTTAGCTGTTCCCAACGACGATCCGTGCGTGGTAGCCCAACGTTTCTCTGCCTGCGAATACGAGCATATTCAACTTGTTCTTCAGAGCATAATCGGTCACCTTGCCAAATAAGTGTCAGCCGATCGAACAAAGTATAGCCTTCGATGAAAATGGAAATACGTTGACCTCACGACACAACGGAATAATTTAACACAGCTGCGAATCGCACAATAAATATAACTGTCAAAATTCAAACTCAACGATCACGTTCCTTCTAGTATGCACCTCTCGCGTCCTGGATCAATCCCAAACGCTACAagtgaataataaaagaagaatagaagaagAGGACCTAAGCGATTTTACTTCATCATTACAGGTAAAGCTTCAATCAGAAGAGTGcgtgaaatgtataaaataatataactccGAAGTAACTTTTATTATCACCGCAAGTTTTGCATaggcaatagaatttttattttcacgatATCACACCcagtaataagaaaatttatttttaacatgaaAAGTCACGGAGCCAATGAAACGATTCAACAATAAAATGACAAAAAGGTTCAAAAGGTGGTGTTAATCCATTGTCGAGTGAGTCATTCGTATTAGGCTTGACTCACACAGAAAGTTTCATAACCTTTTGAATTTCTTGTTTCAACGTGAGAGCTGCACAGTATTTAGAATCTTCGAAAATGGTGTCCTATGCTGGTGGACGTTCAACGCCCGACACCCGACGCGTCCGCGTGTGCACGCGCAGAGGAAGGCCGATGCACCGCGGCGGTGGCGCAGGGCCGCGATTGCACCGGCTTACGTGATATAGAACGGCGCACAACGGAGGTATTTCGCCTGCACACACCGGGCCCCATACATTATGCATACATTACGCTCGGTCCCGTACGTGTGTACACGACGCTCCCGTGCATACGCAGCATGATGTACAGGGTGTACCAGGTGTCGTGCTGCATTATTTACTATGGGAGCGGGCAGAGATACAAGTAGCGGCGCGGTAATGAACTGGAAATCAGAACAACTACCAGGGATTGCGTACCCCCGGTTCAAGGTCCTcgtcgtttattattatttttctcccTTATGTGCGTAGTCATTCCGCCGTCGCGTCCTCGCGTTTCTCTCCCTTCCTTCCAGGGTCTTTACGAAGCCGACTATTTCGAGCGTATCGGGAGACTGTACTAGAACTATCCTCGAAAATGTTCCTTGTTTTGACGCAAAAGTTTCGACGATTTCTGCACGAGATTAGCGGAAAAATGTTCTTTCCTCGAAACAAATGACATCTGTTTTCAAGCTATTGTGTCGTGTGTAAAAGACATTTCTTCGGTTTAGCCGACGAACAGtcgagaaaagaagagaaaaagagtaATTTATTTGCAAGCCTGTAGTCTTGCACACTTTTAAGGTTGCAACGAGATTACAGATAATTTTGTTCGAGCACTTGTGCAAATGATATTTCAACGGGATCCGAGAATTCCAGAATACATCGAGAAACTGTACAATTATCTCGGAAAATGTTTCTCGCGTACGAATGTATACCCATATTTCATcggataatttatttgtaagcTTGTATTTTAATCTTTTGAGGTTTCAACGTTTCAACGGAGCGCtggaaaatttcattaacacgttcatgaaaatgaaaatcCACCGAAACTTGAGACGCCCTTTTGAACATAAAATTTAGAATACCATAAATACGTTTTTCTCTTTTGTTGTGTTCGTTGAAACgttcgaaaaatataattatcgtTCTAAAACTGGCTCGGTTttaattaacctcttgtcctatgatttatttctcaactatgatcgatacaactactttgacattaataattattaagaaaaagaataaaatgataagcatattctatatcaatctttactacaaagtataataattgataacaggagaataatatttcattttaattcggaAGAATCAAGTAACATTCGTGCGCGttcgattctgtttaaaatctccaCCGCGAGTCTggacgttattgtaaggcaagagtTTAAAAGAGAGAACcttcttataaatatatcacaGAGGTACCTTACATACAAAATACCAAAAGCAAGTCGAAATTTTCGAACGAACTTCACACTGACAGAATACTTCCCcctaatttcacaaaaattgcCACTTTCACAAATTCCTTGAACGAAATTCCCAAATTAGACACTTTGGGGATGATGCATTCTTACAGACGTACTTTCAAAAACCGACTCTCTGAATCTCTGTATTAAAAAAACCTATTAAAGGGATGCTGCAATGGGACGGAGCCGCCGCAAATAGGAACCGGCGGCTCGTTCGCTGAAGGGGTAGAAACGTGCCGAGTTCACGGCGAAAACGGCGACTAATAAACCTAACTGCCATAAACGCGAAGATCATTCCCAAAACTCCGGAACGGTAGCTCGCCGCGAAATTTCCGCCATAATAATTTGGCGGGGCTACAATTACGAGCGATCATAAAATTAAGGAACAGAGCGGGAAATGGAGGGAAATTTTGGCTGCGAGGCCTCGTCTTTTGTTTAACGTTTCTCCTGCGAACGACGTGACGCTTGGTCGAGGGTTGAAGGCGACGAACAGAAGGGAAACTGTCGCGCTACGTGACAATTTCTTGAGAAGTTTCGGCTGCGCAAACTCTCTTACACCCACTcgttaaatacaattaatttgtaattgtatTGTCTGCAGACTAAGGATCCATTGAGAGTAACACTGCGATATTAGCTGTTCTTttctaattgtatttttttaccCTTAACCCTTTATATGGAAATAGGAGCACCAGAATGAACACTGAAACATGGAAAATCCATATTCcgcgagattaaccctttgcattcgaatgttTTTTCGTTGGACGTATTCAGCATTTTTCTAATTTTGAcaactattataaatataatatacgaacgaaggaataaaattattctatttcgatatttcgtttgTAATTATACGATTACATTACACGaactttgatattgaatattgaacttaataataaaattgaataattttgctGTACGAAACTAAGTAGCCTGTGAGTCGCCTGATGAGTGCAAAGTAAACTAAAAAGAATGgtaaatacaatgaaataacaTTAACTGTTTATAGATGTAATAAATATCATTGCCAGCAttctataaagggttaaatggtaGGATCTTCTCGGAGATGTCTGCTTCGTCGAGTACAGAATTATTGTTGAATTTTGAATTGGCAAAGACACTCTGCGTTTGTATGTATATTCCAGGCACGAGCTCGCATTGCTGATCTTTTTGTCAACTTcaggaagaaaataaatgtcAACTGAAATTACTCCTCTGTCACACCTTAGAACACCCCTTTGATTACGGTATTTTAAACGGCCCGCCTTAAACATTACCATTAAGAAATGTCGTCCATCTGCTCGAGGGTTGATGCGTGATCGTAATACTTAATTCTAACTCGTGACCAGGTTTTCAATGTGCCTcaatgttttttatataataacacCACAAAATTTTTGTCTGGAGAAAAATGAACGTTTCAGTGCACTGGAAATAGCGGGAAAATATCTGCTATAGAAAACAACTATATGTTAATATCAACATTATCTTCGAACAAGAGTTAACTACCACTTTGCAAAACAATTCATTGGTAACAaagtttattcaaaattttgaattcaaTATATCTGCTTCAATATCTAATTGAAAGGTACTTCCtctgaaacaccctgtacaatcACCATAAACAAACGGTACTCTACTTACCGTTGTCATtatggttattattattatcaccgTAAACTGTCTGGTTAGAGAATTGGCGAATAATTTTCGCAGTTCGTACTGTTAGAATCCTAAATACGTAGTCGCTGCGGACGGGAATCATTACCGGATATGCGCGCCGTTATCAACGCATTATCACCGTCTCTACGTCTTCAGCGATACGTCGAACAGCCAAGCGTATACTCCATTCGACCAATCTATATAGTCTTGCCTCAATTAtaaatcgatgaaaattttcgtaAAATCACGCACATTTCGAAGAACAATTGAAAACACGTACGGAGAAATAGTCTATAGATCTAtggatttttaatgaaattctctgaaaatttcgtttttaactATTCTATTAACCACCCAAATATCCGTGTTCGTTCAAGCTACAACGTTACAATGTTTCTGCACAGAATTTACTTTCAAGGCACAAATCGAGGTAGTAGTGTTAAAACAACAGAGATTCGGAACTTTATCAAATTCCCTCGTAAACATGAAACatacagaaaaatatagaaaaatgaatacTCGGATACTTGGTTATTAACATGAAGGTTTACCGTTCGCTCTCGATAATATTTGGCactataaacattcattatttcctgatgaGATGTCGACAGTATTATTTGCAACGAACATTAAGagaaatcttgcataaattaagagttCACATGCTGATAccttatgaaaaatttaatatcgaagTTTAAGTTTTGCAATTTCGCTATGCTGAATCAAATCGTGACTGACAGCCGCGGAATACCGCACTGTACAACGGTTCAAACGTAAAAATCATACCGGTAAAAAGAGAAAACTAAATCTTCCAACGCGATTTGCTCGATTAGTCGTATTGGTTTATGGGCTGTTCCCCCCGAAACATCCTCAATTCATTTTCCGGTTCGCATTGTTCGAAACGGGACACGCCTGAGAGCAGACGATCGCTTTCCGCATGGGGTATACGCCTATGGTGGTCCACGCACCTAAAATCGATTCAGAGAGACACAGACAGGGCATAGACCTCCATCCCTAGGGTGGATTCACACTAACTTTCTGGAACTGCGTATTTTCCACTTCCGTTTTCCACGCGTTCACCCGATGGAACTCGACCAGAACCAAATCCTCGATGTTTCTGATCATCGAATCACAGATTCCACAGGTTTGTGACACGTAACAATGTCGCGTGAAacgtttaatcctttgcctGATATTATCTGACCAGTCTAATGGCAGATATTTCGAACTACATTCGATAAACATGgtaatttcaaactttttcGCAGCTGAAATGCAGTTCCTTTTCGTTAAACGGAAACGTTGAATTATAGcgaatgtaaaaatacagcaataGCACAATTCTCTTCTGTAGTAAGTCTCAAAAGAGTCGATCGTTTCGATAAATATATAACTTCTTTCACAATAATCCTAGgtgaaactactttatcgttaataatttaatagaaaaaaagaaagaattcgatggttattctgtgtctacgtttactctaaagggtgaagattaataatagaaaagtaatatttcgaTTTGACGAATTCGCTTGGAAATTTCCGTCACGTGTCTGACTCGGTATTATAAGAGAAGGGGTTAAGAGGCCACGACCTAGAGA includes:
- the LOC116430664 gene encoding uncharacterized protein LOC116430664; the protein is MKTAAIFLCALCFVSCTLVRADESEMLNSCFKKEGVTFADISELLGGQSEEAIKKRGCIEACYLQKLGLMTENVINIDKMDAMVDKLLDNYEHKEEVRKGLHECGDKAVPNDDPCVVAQRFSACEYEHIQLVLQSIIGHLAK